One Podarcis muralis chromosome 1, rPodMur119.hap1.1, whole genome shotgun sequence genomic window carries:
- the SLC15A3 gene encoding solute carrier family 15 member 3 — translation MASLGAREERKPLIRQEEAPDRPATSPFEGRKTACAAVLLVEILERTAFFGIVSNLVLYLNSSNFNWGGAQSSRAALLFLGASYLFSPIGGWLADAYLGRYWTIAFSFLLYLLSACLLPAVASQDSRLWLCGEMPTYPVQPACKNGSTDCNQQLPSQYCAPVMYSGLLVLALSISSVKANLTPFGADQVTDRGRDATRRFFNWFYWSINIGAVISLLVIAFIQQNVDFLIGYAIPAGCLALAIIVFLLAAPTFVTKPAAGSQVYPMFQLALQKSCCGQAIQKMTTKTRTHSNQSEAEANGSLPGPRTQPVGMSHENIANFQVIMKILPVLLTLIPYWMVYFQMQSTYYLQGLHLYIPNIFQKSQQNNSAFSVATDGHYTFPDAWLLLANVVVLLVLVPLKDRVIDPFLAKRKLLPSALKRMALGMFFGLASVVVAGVLESERLKYVNNNGTISQRIGKDVYNAAPLYIWWQIPQYLLIGISEIFASIPGLEFAYSEAPKSMQGAIMGLFFFISGVGSLLGSGLLTLLSLPADGWMHCPEDFGNINNCRMDYYFFLLAGIQTVTCVLFVWISIRYERLRSAGREGN, via the exons ATGGCCTCGCTGGGGGCCCGAGAGGAGCGGAAGCCCCTCATAAGGCAGGAGGAGGCCCCTGACAGGCCTGCCACATCTCCCTTTGAGGGCAGGAAGACTGCctgtgctgctgtgctgctggtgGAGATTCTGGAGCGAACCGCTTTTTTTGGCATCGTCTCCAACCTCGTCCTGTACCTCAATAGCAGCAACTTCAACTGGGGCGGCGCCCAGTCTTCGCGTGCAGCGTTGCTCTTCTTGGGGGCTTCCTACCTGTTTTCGCCCATCGGGGGCTGGCTTGCAGATGCTTACCTGGGCCGCTACTGGACCATCGCATTCAGCTTCCTGCTCTACTTGCTGTCAGCCTGCCTCCTGCCAGCTGTGGCCTCGCAAGATAGTCGGCTCTGGCTGTGCGGGGAGATGCCAACTTACCCAGTACAACCCGCCTGCAAAAATGGTAGTACGGACTGCAACCAGCAATTGCCAAGTCAATATTGTGCCCCTGTTATGTACAGTGGTCTACTGGTCCTGGCCCTGAGCATCAGCTCTGTCAAAGCCAACCTCACACCATTTGGCGCTGACCAG GTGACGGACCGTGGCCGGGATGCCACCCGACGTTTCTTCAACTGGTTCTACTGGAGCATTAATATTGGGGCTGTGATCTCTCTGCTGGTGATTGCCTTCATCCAGCAGAATGTGGACTTCCTTATTGGCTATGCCATCCCTGCTGGCTGCCTGGCCCTGGCCATCATCGTCTTCCTCCTGGCTGCCCCCACCTTTGTCACAAAGCCTGCGGCTGGCAGTCAAGTCTACCCCATGTTCCAGTTGGCCCTCCAGAAAAGCTGCTGTGGCCAAGCAATCCAGAAGATGACCACCAAAACCAG AACACACAGTAACCAGTCAGAAGCCGAGGCTAATGGCTCACTTCCAGGCCCAAGGACCCAGCCTGTGGGGATGTCACATGAGAATATTGCCAACTTCCAAGTGATCATGAAGATCCTACCTGTGTTGCTCACTCTCATCCCGTACTGGATGGTCTATTTCCAG ATGCAGTCAACCTACTACCTGCAGGGTCTGCACCTCTACATCCCCAACATCTTTCAGAAGAGTCAGCAGAACAACAGTGCTTTCTCAGTGGCCACAGATGGTCACTACACG ttcccAGATGCCTGGCTCCTTCTAGCTAATGTGGTGGTTCTGCTGGTCCTGGTCCCACTAAAGGACCGGGTCATAGACCCATTCCTGGCAAAGAGGAAGCTATTGCCTTCAGCACTGAAGAGGATGGCTCTAGGCATGTTCTTTGGGCTTGCCTCAGTTGTTGTTGCAG GTGTTCTGGAGTCTGAGCGTCTGAAATACGTGAACAACAATGGGACCATCTCACAGAGAATTGGGAAGGATGTTTACAATGCAGCCCCGCTCTACATCTGGTGGCAAATCCCTCAATACCTGCTCATTGGAATCAGCGAAATCTTTGCCAGCATTCCTG ggctggagtttgcctactCAGAAGCTCCCAAATCCATGCAAGGAGCCATCATGggtctcttcttcttcatttccgGTGTGGGATCACTTTTAGGATCTGGCCTCCTGACATTGCTCTCTTTGCCGGCCGATGGCTGGATGCACTGCCCAGAGGATTTCG GGAACATTAACAACTGTCGGATGGATTATTATTTCTTCCTGCTGGCCGGGATTCAGACAGTAACCTGTGTCCTCTTTGTCTGGATCTCCATCCGCTATGAGCGCCTCCGCTCTGCTGGCCGTGAGGGCAACTAA